The Candidatus Eisenbacteria bacterium genomic interval CGACTTCAACCAGACAAGAGGCCCGGAAAAGGAGATCAAGCTGGACCTTGGCACCGTGAGCGAAGACGCGATGTGGGACCCCTTTTCCCTCCCGAACGGGAAACTTGACACGGAAGACAGAAACAGAAACAGCGTTCTTGATCTCGGCGAAGATACGGGTTTGGACGGGCAGTGCGATCCGAACCCTAAGTCCGAATGCCCGTGCTCTTCTGACGACGGCACATCGGAACAATACACAGCCGGCGTAAGCTTCTCCGAGCAAGACCCCAACGGAGACGACTACCATTACAGTCAGGATTCTCCGAATGACTTTTCCGGAATCAACGGGACCGAGTGCAACGGCGCGACGTCTTCCAGTCCCACTCCCGACACGGAAGACCTCAATGGGGACGGAACGCTCAACACGGAACAGGACTATTTCGAGCTTACCTTGAATCTTGCTCAGAACAGCAAGTTTCAGGTCAGGGACAACGGAAACGGCTGGAGGCTTTTCAGAATTCCTCTTTCAGATAGCTCAGTGGTTGCGGTTGGGCAGCCGCGCTGGGACAACGTCAGACATGCCAGACTGTGGTTTGACGGTTTCCAGGATTCGACCATCGCGCTTCAAACTGCCGGCATAGAAATAGTGGGAAACAGATGGGTCGTCAGTCCCGTCCGGGACTCGCTGTCGCTGGAGGGCGGTGAGCGTTTTTACGTAGGTGTTATCAACAACAAGGACAACGCCAACATATATCAGGCGCCTCCCATCAAGATCGGCGAGGAGAACGGAGTCCAGAAGAAGGAACAGTCGCTCGTACTCTCCGCCGTAAACCTTTTCCCCCGTGACACAGTGTCCGCCTTCAAGTCGTTTGCCAGCGGGACCGACTACACCCAGTACGTGTCACTCAAGTTCTGGGTTAGAGGTGGTTCCGATTCGCTCGCGTTCATAATGAGGTTCGGAACGGACAGCCTGAATTTCTACGAATACGGCACGCCAGTTTCCGCCGCTTGGGAATCGAAGGAATTCAAGCTGGAGGAATTGAGCATCATCAAGGAGGGGCTTGCAAGCTCCGTGAGGGACACAACGTTACAAAGAGACGGCGGAGTGTGGTTTAGGCTCAAGGGACGGCCGTCCTTCACCAACGTACAGAGAATAACCGTGGGACTTGTCAACGTCCCCGGGAGAACCGATTCGACCATGATTGCGTCAGACAGTGTCTGGGTGGACGAACTCAGACTCACGGACGTGAAGAAGGCGGTCGGCACGGCCGAAAGGGTGTTCGTCGAGGCGAAATTCGCCGACTTTCTCTCGGTCTCCACCCAGGTGGAATCACGTGGAGAGGATTTCCTTGCCATCGGCAGCACGAAAGGCAGCGGGAGGCGCACCAGCTCGTATTCTGCCTCGGGAGTGATGGCCGTTCACAAGTTCCTGCCGGACGGAATGTTCAACATCCCCCTGAATTTCTCCTTTTCCGGGTCAAAGCAGATTCCCAAGTTCAGGACTGGAGACGACATTGTTCTCACGAAAGAATACGAGGAGGTTCAGACCACCAAGACCGGAATGCGCTCTCTGGCGGTGAGCTTCAGGAAAACTCCGACTGCCAGCAAGTGGTTGAGACACACGATTGAGGGGGTCGGCCTGAGTCTTGCGCTCACCGACATGCATTCTGCAAACGTGAGCACCGTAGACTCGTCGCGTTCGCTTTCGGGCACTTTCAGCTATCAATTCTCACCCGGGGGGCGGACTGCCTTCGACATCCCCCTCGGCCACGGCAGGAAAATCTCGTTCTTCTACCTGCCCTCTTCGATTAGTTTCACGGGGCACGGCTTGAGAACTCAGTCAAAGTCGTACCAGAGGTCGAGCGAGGATCCAATGGATCTCATCCTCAGAAGTGACGTGTTGCGCAAGACCGGGGACTTCAGTTTTCAGACTTCGTACTCGCCGTTCTCGATTCTGAGGTGCAACTACGGCATAAACACTTCGAGAAACTGGCTCCTCTACAACCCGAGCAAGGTCCTCGGCAACGTCAACATCGGGACGGAGACCTCACGTAATCAGACTTTCAGGTCCGAGTTTACTCCCAGGTTCGGCGCCTGGCTTGCTCCGAGCGTGAGCTTTGCCGGCTCCTACAGGGAAGATCACAGTCCCGAGCTAACGAGAATCGATGACGTGACTGAAGTGCGGAACGTCACAAACTCCGGCGCCATCAATCTTGGTGTCGGCATACCGATTTCGCGACTCACCCAGCTTCTCACTCCCAAACCGGCTCCGAGAGACACCTCACAGGCAAGACCTGCCATGGCGGGGGGTGGATTGACGCTCGCCGGGTTGCTCGGGAGGGTTGGTGACATTCGAGCGAACCATTCTTTCTCCTACGGAAGTCAAATCAGCCGGATATACGGCAAGCCAAACCTGAGTTACATGTTCGGTATAAGGCGCGCCCCGGGTGGCAATTCGAGATTCGCCGCCGCCGGCTCGATGACGTCCAACATTGCGCATACGACTTCAATGAGTGCGAGCAGCAGGCTGTTCAGGGGAGTCAGCGTAGACACCAAGTTCGAGACCACCGGCAGCGAGACTGAAGCGCTGACCGGCGTCAGGGTGGAAAAGAAGCTCGTGTGGCCCGAACTCCGGTTGGCAGTCAGTGAACTCGAAAAATATCTCCGCGTGGGAGGTCGAATAAAAGTCATCCGGCTCGACTCTACGTTCAAGCACACCAAGCAGGAGTCGGGCGCCAAGGGAAAAGCGAGCGAGAGAGTAATCACGAAGAGCGACTGGTCGCCGCTCGTGAGCTTGAATGCAACGTGGAAAAACGGTATGAGCACGAGCTTCACTTCGCACATCTCCACGACCCAAACAGACAGCCGGATAGGCACCGCATACACCTCCACCTCGACTACCTCAAATCACAATTTCACCCTACAGAAAACCCTTGATGCGACCAAGGGGTTCTCACTTCCTTTTTCCGGCAAAAGGACCATCAGGCTCAAGAGCAGCGTCAACATCGGCCTTTCGGTGCAGTACTCTACTGCAAGCTCAAGCGTGCCCCCGTCGTTGGCCGAGAAGAGTGACGACCTCTCCGTCACTTCAAACGCCAGTTACAGTTTCAGCGCGAACCTCTCGGGAGGCGCCAACTTGGGTTTTGCGCAGACCAGAAATCTCCAGACCGGTGTGACGGGGCGAAGTCTGAGGCTCGGTTTTTCTGCTTCCTTCAGGTTCTGAGGCTCACAGTTTTTCTCTTGCCTTCCTTGCCTGCTTGTAGTAAATTGACCTAGAGTGGACTTGAAACGTGTCCACTCTTATATTTTGTGTATTGTGGAGCGAGGATGGACACCGTCGAGAAGATTTGGGTCCTGTGTGAACCCCCGATCAGCGACATGGGGATGGAGCTTGTGGAAGTCGAGCACTTAGGCGC includes:
- the sprA gene encoding cell surface protein SprA, whose translation is MVRFFLFCSIVTVFLLVTGSLVAGLSFANPGVWEWSPSGPELSPSVLLLAPRDFLTPPQERLVLKPGYALKNSEIFVDFESDVVRQTTSAMGVDVTPPVSSSIRQYSYLLSRNTLRTLWRSEAGKGIRDMSQAGRTGGLFSIDLPIQFPKAVQAVVGKGKPNLKVTGSETISFSGYSSWTVGQQYSEYGKQSKFPRIEMKQDLAVKMGGTIGDKIDVDWDQSSAAATDLQNRIRIKYHGYDDEVIQSVDLGNTNLSIPNTQYVSYSGTHEGLFGIKTVAKLGSVDVTAIASKQEGKQDKQRIVGGAKTVEKVISDLDYKKRTYFFLDAPDFNKTLYPIVLENVQVYVDDRNGYNDTSAVVARAYRYNNDGTPDTSAHFDGHFELKTPEQDYTLENRFNFNGTVIPVLVVTGSLPANYVLAVAYQEKVGSGNDYRWIGDLSQTPLQLKMIAPGLDMLEPNIIEDPKWGSLSRYELKNFYYLGSEAIIKESFKLSIKRRVGGTDLDEDASITKKVPYIQVMGLDMADATGKLNNPDGVVDGSFVYFEEGLLWFPDLHPFAPDSFDTHGWAVSGWTRPDILTAGEINTAMYSKKYTDYVYASDTRYYLDVEYKSPQTTFSLGWNVLENSEVVTLNGVRLQRGSAYTIDYDTGELTLLTSAALEPGADVSVDFSRASLYGLSKSLLGISSQYKPRDELSLSTTWLYESKGTLEERPRLDQEPSRTIVGGLSGALKLSPSLMTTLTNALPLVSTREKSSLSVSGEFGVSIPNPNTRNEVYLDDMEGNKETRPLSLLRALWRVSSLPEDVTLGVLPTGRRALWWYNILPTNNTGREVRARDLFPELTTAEERDKVLTTLEFYFNQAQGWHGLTQVISWLGEDLTEMQYVEIWINDFNQTRGPEKEIKLDLGTVSEDAMWDPFSLPNGKLDTEDRNRNSVLDLGEDTGLDGQCDPNPKSECPCSSDDGTSEQYTAGVSFSEQDPNGDDYHYSQDSPNDFSGINGTECNGATSSSPTPDTEDLNGDGTLNTEQDYFELTLNLAQNSKFQVRDNGNGWRLFRIPLSDSSVVAVGQPRWDNVRHARLWFDGFQDSTIALQTAGIEIVGNRWVVSPVRDSLSLEGGERFYVGVINNKDNANIYQAPPIKIGEENGVQKKEQSLVLSAVNLFPRDTVSAFKSFASGTDYTQYVSLKFWVRGGSDSLAFIMRFGTDSLNFYEYGTPVSAAWESKEFKLEELSIIKEGLASSVRDTTLQRDGGVWFRLKGRPSFTNVQRITVGLVNVPGRTDSTMIASDSVWVDELRLTDVKKAVGTAERVFVEAKFADFLSVSTQVESRGEDFLAIGSTKGSGRRTSSYSASGVMAVHKFLPDGMFNIPLNFSFSGSKQIPKFRTGDDIVLTKEYEEVQTTKTGMRSLAVSFRKTPTASKWLRHTIEGVGLSLALTDMHSANVSTVDSSRSLSGTFSYQFSPGGRTAFDIPLGHGRKISFFYLPSSISFTGHGLRTQSKSYQRSSEDPMDLILRSDVLRKTGDFSFQTSYSPFSILRCNYGINTSRNWLLYNPSKVLGNVNIGTETSRNQTFRSEFTPRFGAWLAPSVSFAGSYREDHSPELTRIDDVTEVRNVTNSGAINLGVGIPISRLTQLLTPKPAPRDTSQARPAMAGGGLTLAGLLGRVGDIRANHSFSYGSQISRIYGKPNLSYMFGIRRAPGGNSRFAAAGSMTSNIAHTTSMSASSRLFRGVSVDTKFETTGSETEALTGVRVEKKLVWPELRLAVSELEKYLRVGGRIKVIRLDSTFKHTKQESGAKGKASERVITKSDWSPLVSLNATWKNGMSTSFTSHISTTQTDSRIGTAYTSTSTTSNHNFTLQKTLDATKGFSLPFSGKRTIRLKSSVNIGLSVQYSTASSSVPPSLAEKSDDLSVTSNASYSFSANLSGGANLGFAQTRNLQTGVTGRSLRLGFSASFRF